Genomic DNA from Corticium candelabrum chromosome 5, ooCorCand1.1, whole genome shotgun sequence:
GCTTTACAAATACTTCTTCTCCATACAGATGATTCCAAACGAGTGGTTCGTTTTTTCTGGCTTTTTTGGGGGTCATTTGTATCGATCAGTGCTAGGAGGTATTGTATTGCTTTGACAGGGTATCCAAAATTTGATATATTTATAGGTGTTGTTGGCCGAGAAGTACTTCCACATCCTCGTTTTAGAGTTTGATTAAATCGTTCTATCACTACCACTTTACTCTTGTTGTAGGTCAAATACCTGTGAATATTGGTTTCCTTTAACCAGCGATCCATTTTCTTATTATAAAACTCAACCACCACGATCTACCCACAAGTTCCTAGGGCTACGTATCGTTGATCGTATCAAAAGCTTCTCTGATGGTTTTACCCATTTTATCGTGTAGAGGAATCGACCACATGTACATGCTAAACTCTTCGATGACATTGAGAAGATACTTGACCCCATCGTTGTATTTTGAGAAAGACTGCATATCGACCAAATCTGCAGACCACGTATCATCCACACCACCCACGATCACACGTCTGGTCGGAAATCGATGTTTGATGGGTTTATGGAGTTCCTCTGCGAGTTGGTCTGTCCACACTACTTTTTTACCTCTACTGACAGTGCCATGCAACCTCATGCCTGTGCCAGTAGTGCCAGCCAACCTCAATTCAGCACCGCTCGTTGGTCTAGCACCCCCTCCAAATGCTTTACTCATAGTAGATAGGAGAGGACCCGCTACATTGCTTATGAGAGGTGCTGCTAGACCATCGAGCAACGCTCCCTCAAGCGGACCAAACCCTCCTTGCTTGTATGACGGCGACACTTACGCTTCTTTCCTGCGCTGGCTCTACCAGATGTGGCATCCGGTACACTGAAATTGAGCAGGTTTTTGATAAATTCCAGAAACCCACTCTTTTTGGCTTCATTCTTGGATATGAATCTGGACTTCTTGGCTCCACATACAGGACATACAGATTTTAAGGTTTGCCAACCTAGTAATTAAGCCTGTCCTGTTGTTCTTGGTCATCATGGTGGTCGGATTTGCTTCTGTAGTTTTTCTTTTACACCTCACACAGTATGACGACATGATACTCTATATTCATCTTCATAAGAATCCTACTTAAAACCTCCTACTCAGTATTGGTTTTCCAATGACAGTACTTGATTGAAATCGAGAAGAATGTTGCACATAGGACGGCCATGCCAACGGTGGGCTATGGAGTAGATATTACAGTAACCACACAGGATTCTATTGATACCGTATAGCATACTGGAATTATACAAGCTGCCTTTACCCGTCTTCTTCATATACTGATAGACCACACTTGGAGGCCGCGTACCAAAACTATCAAAATATTCTACATCTCGCCCCTTTCTTTGTAGATGACCACTCAATGGGTACCATCACCATCGAAGTAATCTTCCAGGTTGATAATGAGACACTCGTCTTCTTTGTGGTTGGTGGGTATGGTATCTTTGCTATAGGTTCCTCTATAGTTGGCGCTACCGTGCTTTCTCAGTCTTGTTGATCTTGATATTAGTCAGCGGCTTCCAAGGGGCTTCTTTCTTCGACTCTTTTTTAACTGCACCAAACCCAAACAGTTTGCGTATGAGTGGGCACTAGACTACCGAGCAATGTTCCCGCCACCACACCCAACCCACCCTGCTTTGTACGACGACGTCTAGCTTTCCACTACCAGCGATGGCTTTCTGTATTCCACCCGATGCTGCGGCAAGACGTAGAGTTCCGAGTACGTTTGAGGCGTGTCTGATGATATGCGGCATTATTTTACCAACGATGGCACCGATGTCTCCACCATTTTTTGCTATCTGTGACTTGGATAATTTCAACTCAATATTCTGACAATCAGTTTTTGCTTTGGTGATCTTGTTGTATTGCGTCCTGGTGATATTTAGGAAATCATCTACCGAAAGGTGAGAGTGAGACAATTGCAGGGCATAGCCCACATGTTTTTGATGAGCATTTTGTAGCGCTTCCTTCTGACTATCCGTCAGAGTGAATCCGTACTTGATGTAACTCATGTCTCTATGTATAAGGTTACATTAAATGATCACATTGATCTTTCCACTCGTCGCTTCGTATGTCATGTATTGATCACTCAAGACCACACAGTAGACATGATAACCCCATCCTTGGGCCGCACTCAGCTGCCATCACACTTCGATGTCGGACTTACCCATCCTCATCTTGTCCAGTCAAAGTCAACAAGTactaataatcaataaatttgtaaGTAAAATGGTTCATAAATTGCCACAATCCTCTATTTCGTAAGTGCATGGACATGCAGTGAGCTTCTGTCAACATTCGGTCCAATTTCGGATAGGTGCTTGCCGATGTATCTACTTCATTCTTGATATGTTACTGATTTCTTGGCCAATTTGTCGACTGGACAGCTACCCTGAGCCGTTTCTAAGTTAGTCAATTCTTTGTAATTTACAAATTAGATAGCTTACAAAGTGTATTGATTTACAATATAAACTTCTGATTAAACTTGAGTGTAAAGACAAAActagtatttgtgtgtgtgcacatgtgtgtatttgtttgtttgtttgtgtgtgtgtgtgtgtgtgtgtgtgtgtgtgtgtgtgtgtgtgtgtgtgtgtgtgtgtgtgtgtgtgtgtgtgtgtgtgtgtgtgtgtgtgtgtgtgtgtgtgtgtgtgtgtgtgtgtgtgtgtgtgtgtgtgtgtgtgtgtgtgtgtgtgtgtgtgtgtgtgtgtgtgtgtgtgtgtgtgtgtgtgtgtgtgtgtgtgtgtgtgtgtgtgtgtgtgtgtgtgtgtgtgtgtgtgtgtgtgtgtgtgtgtgtgtgtgtgtgtgtgtgtgtgtgtgtgtgtgtgtgtgtgtgtgtgtgtgtgtgtgtgtgtgtgtgtgtgtgtgtgtgtgtgtgtgtgtgtgtgtgtgtgtgtgtgtgtgtgtgtgtgtgtgtgtgtgtgtgtgtgtgtgtgtgtgtgtgtgtgtgtgtgtgtgtgtgtgtgtgtgtgtgtgtgtgtgtgtgtgtgtgtgtgtgtgtgtgtgtgtgtgtgtgtgtgtgtgtgtgtgtgtgtgtgtgtgtgtgtgtgtgtgtgtgtgtgtgtgtgtgtgtgtgtgtgtgtgtgtgtgtgtgtgtgtgtgtgtgtgtgtgtgtgtgtgtgtgtgtgtgtgtgtgtgtgtgtgtgtgtgtgtgtgtgtgtgtgtgtgtgtgtgtgtgtgtgtgtgtgtgtgtgtgtgtgtgtgtgtgtgtgtgtgtgtgtgtgtgtgtgtgtgtgtgtgtgtgtgtgtgtgtgtgtgtgtgtgtgtgtgtgtgtgtgtgtgtgtgtgtgtgtgtgtgtgtgtgtgtgtgtgtgtgtgtgtgtgtgtgtgtgtgtgtgtgtgtgtgtgtgtgtgtgtgtgtgtgtgtgtgtgtgtgtgtgtgtgtgtgtgtgtgtgtgtgtgtgtgtgtgtgtgtgtgtgtgtgtgtgtgtgtgtgtgtgtgtgtgtgtgtgtgtgtgtgtgtgtgtgtgtgtgtgtgtgtgtgtgtgtgtgtgtgtgtgtgtgtgtgtgtgtgtgtgtgtgtgtgtgtgtgtgtgtgtgtgtgtgtgtgtgtgtgtgtgtgtgtgtgtgtgtgtgtgtgtgtgtgtgtgtgtgtgtgtgtgtgtgtgtgtgtgtgtgtgtgtgtgtgtgtgtgtgtgtgtgtgtgtgtgtgtgtgtgtgtgtgtgtgtgtgtgtgtgtgtgtgtgtgtgtgtgtgtgtgtgtgtgtgtgtgtgtgtgtgtgtgtgtgtgtgtgtgtgtgtgtgtgtgtgtgtgtgtgtgtgtgtgtgtgtgtgtgtgtgtgtgtgtgtgtgtgtgtgtgtgtgtgtgtgtgtgtgtgtgtgtgtgtgtgtgtgtgtgtgtgtgtgtgtgtgtgtgtgtgtgtgtgtgtgtgtgtgtgtgtgtgtgtgtgtgtgtgtgtgtgtgtgtgtgtgtgtgtgtgtgtgtgtgtgtgtgtgtgtgtgtgtgtgtgtgtgtgtgtgtgtgtgtgtgtgtgtgtgtgtgtgtgtgtgtgtgtgtgtgtgtgtgtgtgtgtgtgtgtgtgtgtgtgtgtgtgtgtgtgtgtgtgtgtgtgtgtgtgtgtgtgtgtgtgtgtgtgtgtgtgtgtgtgtgtgtgtgtgtgtgtgtgtgtgtgtgtgtgtgtgtgtgtgtgtgtgtgtgtgtgtgtgtgtgtgtgtgtgtgtgtgtgtgtgtgtgtgtgtgtgtgtgtgtgtgtgtgtgtgtgtgtgtgtgtgtgtgtgtgtgtgtgtgtgtgtgtgtgtgtgtgtgtgtgtgtgtgtgtgtgtgtgtgtgtgtgtgtgtgtgtgtgtgtgtgtgtgtgtgtgtgtgtgtgtgtgtgtgtgtgtgtgtgtgtgtgtgtgtgtgtgtgtgtgtgtgtgtgtgtgtgtgtgtgtgtgtgtgtgtgtgtgtgtgtgtgtgtgtgtgtgtgtgtgtgtgtgtgtgtgtgtgtgtgtgtgtgtgtgtgtgtgtgtgtgtgtgtgtgtgtgtgtgtgtgtgtgtgtgtgtgtgtgtgtgtgtgtgtgtgtgtgtgtgtgtgtgtgtgtgtgtgtgtgtgtgtgtgtgtgtgtgtgtgtgtgtgtgtgtgtgtgtgtgtgtgtgtgtgtgtgtgtgtgtgtgtgtgtgtgtgtgtgtgtgtgtgtgtgtgtgtgtgtgtgtgtgtgtgtgtgtgtgtgtgtgtgtgtgtgtgtgtgtgtgtgtgtgtgtgtgtgtgtgtgtgtgtgtgtgtgtgtgtgtgtgtgtgtgtgtgtgtgtgtgtgtgtgtgtgtgtgtgtgtgtgtgtgtgtgtgtgtgtgtgtgtgtgtgtgtgtgtgtgtgtgtgtgtgtgtgtgtgtgtgtgtgtgtgtgtgtgtgtgtgtgtgtgtgtgtgtgtgtgtgtgtgtgtgtgtgtgtgtgtgtgtgtgtgtgtgtgtgtgtgtgtgtgtgtgtgtgtgtgtgtgtgtgtgtgtgtgtgtgtgtgtgtgtgtgtgtgtgtgtgtgtgtgtgtgtgtgtgtgtgtgtgtgtgtgtgtgtgtgtgtgtgtgtgtgtgtgtgtgtgtgtgtgtgtgtgtgtgtgtgtgtgtgtgtgtgtgtgtgtgtgtgtgtgtgtgtgtgtgtgtgtgtgtgtgtgtgtgtgtgtgtgtgtgtgtgtgtgtgtgtgtgtgtgtgtgtgtgtgtgtgtgtgtgtgtgtgtgtgtgtgtgtgtgtgtgtgtgtgtgtgtgtgtgtgtgtgtgtgtgtgtgtgtgtgtgtgtgtgtgtgtgtgtgtgtgtgtgtgtgtgtgtgtgtgtgtgtgtgtgtgtgtgtgtgtgtgtgtgtgtgtgtgtgtgtgtgtgtgtgtgtgtgtgtgtgtgtgtgtgtgtgtgtgtgtgtgtgtgtgtgtgtgtgtgtgtgtgtgtgtgtgtgtgtgtgtgtgtgtgtgtgtgtgtgtgtttgtacataaAGGAATGGATTGGTGTTGTACTAATTGAACATCTTTACTAATTGAACAGGACGTtgctcagtcacgtgacatctcAACAGATTTTCTTCAGTGGACACGACTCACATTAGTTGTGTATGAAGACGCTGTCTTATTTCTAAACGAGACAATGTTTGATCGAGTTATAGGAGAGTGGAATCAAACTTTACCTCTGACGACTATTGGTGCTTTGTGGTCAAGGAATATTTTTAATGTTAATGATCTTCAGTTGAAACAATTTCAAGTGTTCTCAATGTCACCATCTTTCTGGATACTTTATAAAGGTTTCACTGTAGTGATTTGTTAATCTGTCGTAATTACACCTAAGTGTGAAATATGTGTAGATTGTGAACACATTAATATCAGTCTGTATTGTGTTCAGTGCAGGAACACTCTCAAAATTAGTGATTGTGGTAAAGTGACTGAGCATTAACTTTGTTTATAGTTTGATAGATTtcttttgcatgttagtataTTCGACTGTTACAAGTACATCATTATCACAAGACATCGATAATTACTCTACAAGTAACTACCCTACACAGTCTCAATCGGATGGACATTCATCTGGGTCAGGAGTGAGACCACTTGCTAGCTCAAGCACTTCAACTTCTAGTTCATGGACTTTTTCTATGACACCTTCAAGAGCAACGTTTTCTCCGAAGATTTCTGGTCGAGGCGTGTCAACATACTCATCTGTTGAAAGACCAACAGTCAATTCCATTGGAGCCATGTCAGAAGCAACAGATACAGTTGTATCTTCTGATGTATCTACTGAACTAGCATCCAGTTCTAAATTGATTGGACCAATTTCTTACACTGTGACACATCTAGCAGTGGGAAGCGTGGAGTTTCACAGTACTCAGGTTACTGACATGAAAGATAATTCTGTCAATTTGAATACAGACCCTGCATTGTCTGTTGGGATTGGAGTTAGTATGGGTGCTGCAGCTGTGTGCCTTTTGCTGCTTACAGTAGTTGTGCTGGTGTATTGTGTTTGGTCACGACAGAGAAAGGAAAGGTTGTTCAGCCCAACCTCACCACGTCAGGAATGGGGTACAGCATTTTTGCGTAGAGTGATAGTTAGTAATTACATGTCAACCTCATATGCATGGTGTGATGTAGGAAGCTATGGTGATTGGCTGTATAGACCAACATATTCAGAACCATCCTCAAGCAATGAAGTTGCAGTTGGCTACTTGCAACCTGTTTCATCAGTTCGGCCATCGCAAGGGCGACCATTTCAAGTTCATTCAGCAGATGACGGTGACTATGAGTATGCTTATGCTTATCTAGGACAAGAAGTCGGCATATCTACAGGAAGTGCTTCTCAGAATAGTAGAACAAGTGATCATCAACGAGGCGAAAGTGTGATAATAGAAAATTTATATGCTACAGTCACCAAGTACAAGAAACACAAGACAGCTGCAGTCACAGAGATATTAGATGCTGTTTCAACTCATACTAATGAAGAAGTAAATGGTGTAGACCTGGAGGAAATAGATCATCAGTCTGCTTATTCAAATGCTGAAGAATCCTACCCAGCTCACCAACCTAGCAATGTTGTATTTACTATTTGTTGTTTCATATATGTTTTAGTTAGCTATAGCATTATTGCTTTGTCTAGATTTATCGAATTTTGGATTCGGCTGCTGAATATGAAAGTCATTTAAAGAATGAAGACAACTACTGGAGCCCAGCTAACAGTGAGCAAGATCTGTATGCTCAACTAGGTACTGACACTTTTCTAAAAATTGATGAAGAGAGTGTAAGACTAGAAGAGACAATAGGGTCAGGGTAAGTTCTTGTTGTGTTGAATAGTCACTGTTTTGCGACTCTTGATTTGCTGCAGGGAGTTTGGCATCGTAAGCCGTGCGTTATGGTATCAGAACAGTAACGTGGTTACTGTTGCTGTAAAGACATTAAAGTCAAGGAAAGAGGATGATCGTGTTCGATTCTTTCAGGAAGCAGCTATTGTTGGCCAGTTTTACCATCAAAATGTTGTTGCATTACATGGAATCATCCTGCCCACTTCTGTGATAACAGAAGATGTAATAAGCAACATCTATAGTGTTGGAATTGAGTATATATACCTATGAGTATATCTATTATTTTACTGCAGCATCACATTGTTTTTGAGTATATGTCTAATGGTGCTTTAAAGGACTATCTTGTGACATTGAAACTTCTGTATGATGTGATTAACTAATATTCAAGTTTAACCAAAAATGAGTGTGTATTGTGATGGTTTATAGTGAACCTGGAAATGAGGCATTATTGGACTTGCCAAAGCGGTTTCTGATGATGATGCGAGACATTGCTTCTGGCATGGCATACTTGGCTAAGAAAAGTTTTGTTCACAGGgtaattgttgtttaat
This window encodes:
- the LOC134179565 gene encoding uncharacterized protein LOC134179565 → MFDRVIGEWNQTLPLTTIGALWSRNIFNVNDLQLKQFQVFSMSPSFWILYKDCEHINISLYCVQCRNTLKISDCVYSTVTSTSLSQDIDNYSTSNYPTQSQSDGHSSGSGVRPLASSSTSTSSSWTFSMTPSRATFSPKISGRGVSTYSSVERPTVNSIGAMSEATDTVVSSDVSTELASSSKLIGPISYTVTHLAVGSVEFHSTQVTDMKDNSVNLNTDPALSVGIGVSMGAAAVCLLLLTVVVLVYCVWSRQRKERLFSPTSPRQEWGSYGDWLYRPTYSEPSSSNEVAVGYLQPVSSVRPSQGRPFQVHSADDGDYEYAYAYLGQEVGISTGSASQNSRTSDHQRGESVIIENLYATVTKYKKHKTAAVTEILDAVSTHTNEEVNGVDLEEIDHQSAYSNAEESYPAHQPSNIYRILDSAAEYESHLKNEDNYWSPANSEQDLYAQLGTDTFLKIDEESVRLEETIGSGEFGIVSRALWYQNSNVVTVAVKTLKSRKEDDRVRFFQEAAIVGQFYHQNVVALHGIILPTSVITEDHHIVFEYMSNGALKDYLVTLKLLEPGNEALLDLPKRFLMMMRDIASGMAYLAKKSFVHRDLAARNIMLDHTFTCKIADFGLSRDLANDYYVVKRGGKIPVRWTAPEAIKHRKYSSSSDIWSYGIVAYEIWSLGERPYGSWSNQMYFQSVNFMFDK